From the genome of Thermogutta terrifontis, one region includes:
- the rplA gene encoding 50S ribosomal protein L1 produces the protein MAKRSKRYRALAQKVPGKTPLPLEEAVKLLKSFNNTKFDQTVEVAIRTGIDARQADQNIRGSVVLPHGLGKPVRVIVFAKGDQADAARAAGADEVGGADLAEKIKNGWLDFDVCIAAPDMMGIVGPLGKILGPRGLMPSPRAGTVTPDVGRAVREYKAGKVEFRNDSSGNIHAPVGKLSFDEQKLVENIRTFVEHIQGMRPASVKGQFIKGVTISATMSPGIRVAV, from the coding sequence ATGGCGAAGCGGTCCAAGAGATATCGTGCACTTGCACAAAAGGTACCGGGGAAAACCCCGCTACCTTTGGAAGAGGCGGTTAAACTTTTGAAGAGTTTTAACAATACCAAGTTCGACCAGACTGTGGAGGTCGCCATCCGAACCGGGATCGATGCCCGACAGGCTGACCAGAACATCCGTGGGTCGGTGGTTCTGCCGCACGGTTTGGGTAAGCCGGTGCGGGTGATTGTGTTCGCAAAGGGCGATCAGGCTGACGCGGCCCGCGCAGCCGGTGCTGACGAAGTGGGGGGAGCGGATCTGGCTGAGAAGATTAAAAATGGATGGCTGGATTTCGACGTGTGTATCGCAGCGCCAGACATGATGGGGATTGTGGGGCCTCTGGGAAAAATTCTGGGACCGCGCGGATTGATGCCCTCACCCCGAGCTGGGACTGTCACGCCGGACGTCGGTCGTGCTGTCCGCGAGTATAAGGCCGGAAAAGTTGAGTTTCGCAATGACAGCAGCGGAAACATCCACGCACCGGTGGGCAAGCTCAGCTTTGACGAGCAAAAACTTGTCGAAAATATTCGAACGTTCGTTGAGCATATTCAAGGGATGCGGCCTGCCAGCGTGAAGGGGCAGTTTATCAAAGGAGTGACTATTTCCGCCACAATGTCTCCGGGTATTCGGGTAGCGGTTTAA
- the rplJ gene encoding 50S ribosomal protein L10, whose product MSKYVKQLITEHYRRRLQGVDSAVLVNVIGLDANRTRRLRKELAERNIHLMVVKNTLAARAFRGTPLERAFENITGPTAICWGGEDIVSLTKEVVRFAKDENFAPFSTKGGVLEGEPLTPQQVEEISKWPSRQELLAQLAARLMGPASTLMSALAGPGSTLAGQLKQLAEGEKTGAEGESGASGAGSS is encoded by the coding sequence ATGAGCAAGTACGTTAAACAGTTGATAACCGAACATTACCGGCGGCGGCTCCAAGGAGTCGATTCGGCCGTGCTGGTGAATGTTATCGGTTTGGACGCTAACAGGACCCGGCGTCTGCGTAAAGAGCTGGCCGAGAGAAACATTCACCTGATGGTGGTGAAGAATACATTGGCCGCCCGGGCATTCCGCGGCACACCATTGGAGAGAGCGTTTGAGAATATCACGGGGCCGACGGCCATTTGTTGGGGTGGTGAAGACATCGTGAGCCTCACAAAGGAGGTCGTGAGGTTTGCGAAGGACGAGAATTTTGCCCCTTTCTCAACCAAAGGGGGTGTGTTAGAAGGAGAGCCCCTGACTCCCCAGCAAGTGGAGGAGATCAGTAAATGGCCGTCGCGGCAGGAGCTGCTTGCCCAGCTGGCGGCTCGGCTCATGGGACCGGCCTCAACTTTGATGAGCGCTCTGGCAGGACCGGGATCGACTTTGGCTGGGCAGTTGAAGCAACTGGCGGAGGGCGAAAAAACCGGTGCGGAAGGCGAGTCTGGGGCCAGTGGGGCTGGCTCGTCGTGA
- the rplL gene encoding 50S ribosomal protein L7/L12, translating into MATDAPVREFSQKIKELGDAIVALPLKEVKELNDYLEIVHGIKPAAGGVMVAAAPGGAGAAGAAPAAQEKTEFDVILESFGANKLKVITAVRSLLPGISLADAKKLVESAPSKVKEGVSKEEAEKIKQALEKEGATVSIK; encoded by the coding sequence ATGGCAACCGACGCACCTGTACGTGAATTCAGCCAAAAGATTAAGGAATTGGGTGACGCGATTGTAGCGCTGCCCTTGAAGGAAGTGAAAGAATTGAACGATTACCTGGAAATCGTTCACGGAATCAAGCCAGCGGCCGGCGGAGTTATGGTGGCTGCGGCGCCGGGTGGTGCTGGTGCAGCAGGCGCTGCCCCTGCCGCCCAGGAGAAGACCGAATTTGATGTGATCCTCGAGAGCTTCGGCGCAAACAAGCTTAAGGTGATCACGGCAGTGCGGTCACTTCTGCCGGGAATCAGCCTGGCGGATGCCAAAAAGCTCGTGGAAAGCGCTCCTTCGAAAGTCAAGGAGGGAGTCAGCAAGGAGGAAGCGGAGAAGATTAAACAGGCCCTGGAAAAGGAGGGTGCTACTGTCTCCATCAAGTGA
- the rpoB gene encoding DNA-directed RNA polymerase subunit beta translates to MAVPAQRRLEVKEVRHFGSRRYDFPIPDLTQIQTKAYERFLQADVPWNKRKNEGLEALLRETFPIENLDKSLRLEYIRYELGKPRYTPEECKQLRLTYGRPFRVWLRLNKEQPVEEEVFLGEIPIMLGGGEFIINGAERVVVSQLHRSPGMDFIEDKEGDRKVYSCRIIPERGSWIEIILTKRDTLAVRIDQSNKFPVMTLLRAMDPKFSQNSDIIRAFYGDVIKEEKIASRASASKIKDKVAVEDIVYPPESPNAGEIIVECGQVITESAAEQICTSGLKSVWVMPNDRNRLILDSLAEDPTASHEEALLRIYQKLRPGNPPQLERARTLFYERFRDPSRYRLGRVARFRINRKLGLNVPEDEMALRAEDLIAAIKYLARLRAGDPTAEPDDIDHLGNRRVRTIDELACEELRKGFLKLRRTVSDRMNYSDVADMTPRSLINPKSVSAAIEYFFGRGELSQVVDQTNPLSMLTHERRLSALGPGGLNRKRAGFEVRDVHASHYGRMCPIETPEGTNIGLISSLAIYASLDEYGFLITPYQVVKNGVLQDEIRWLRADEEFDSYLAPADAPVKDGKIQGDTIVARHRGDFKLVPVSKIQYMDVSPAQIVGVSAGLIPFLEHDDANRALMGSNMQRQAVPLLVTEPPLVATGLEGKVAENSSLVVRAKRDGTVTYVDANRIVIDDTDVYLLEKFVGLTEKTCQNQKPIVRVGDKVKKGQIIADGAATCQGELALGRNVLAAFMSWEGFNFEDAIIISEELVHNDAYTSIHIEEFDAEIRETKLGREEFTRDIPNVSEKQLRNLDENGIVRVGTHVKPGDILVGKVTPKSKTELTPEEKLLRAIFGRAGEDVKNDSLEVPPGVEGIVIHTQKFARRTSLSEAEREEYDRALKQAEAEGNAQIAAAFTKLIEALEQALGQRITDDDGVPLLEGKEHRYIAEQAQRFQLDRLEIRSAQKRAKAEKIYAELWPAVEAAIDARDRKVNSLKRGDELKSGVLQMVKVYIATKRHISVGDKMAGRHGNKGVIAKILPKEDMPFLADGTPVQILLNPLGVPSRMNVGQILETHLGWAGAKLGFRAITPVFDGANEDQIRECLKEAGLPENGKVTLYDGRTGEPFEQKVTVGYIYMMKLHHLVDDKIHARATGPYSLITQQPLGGKARFGGQRFGEMEVWALEAYGSAYILQELLTVKSDDVEGRTKIYEAMVKGENTLEAGTPASFDVLVNEIRGLALNMQLEKGPSL, encoded by the coding sequence ATGGCAGTTCCGGCCCAACGTCGCCTTGAAGTGAAAGAAGTCCGTCATTTTGGTAGCCGCCGATATGATTTCCCGATTCCGGACCTCACTCAAATTCAAACCAAGGCATATGAGAGGTTTCTTCAGGCCGATGTACCGTGGAATAAGCGGAAAAACGAGGGGTTGGAGGCTCTTCTCCGCGAAACGTTCCCCATTGAGAACCTCGACAAATCTCTGCGCCTGGAATATATCCGGTACGAGTTGGGCAAGCCTCGGTACACTCCGGAGGAGTGCAAACAGCTTCGTCTGACTTACGGACGGCCGTTCCGTGTCTGGTTGCGGCTGAACAAGGAGCAGCCGGTTGAGGAAGAGGTCTTCCTCGGTGAAATTCCGATTATGTTGGGCGGTGGGGAGTTCATCATCAACGGTGCTGAACGGGTCGTTGTCAGTCAGCTCCACCGCAGTCCGGGAATGGACTTCATTGAGGACAAGGAAGGTGACCGGAAGGTTTATAGCTGTCGCATCATCCCGGAACGGGGAAGCTGGATCGAGATCATCCTCACCAAGCGGGATACACTGGCTGTCCGAATCGACCAGAGCAACAAGTTCCCGGTGATGACGCTGCTTCGGGCCATGGATCCGAAGTTCAGCCAGAATTCGGATATCATTCGGGCGTTTTACGGTGATGTGATCAAGGAAGAAAAGATCGCCTCGCGGGCTTCCGCGTCAAAAATCAAGGACAAAGTTGCGGTAGAGGATATCGTCTATCCACCCGAGAGCCCGAACGCCGGTGAAATCATTGTCGAATGTGGCCAGGTCATTACGGAAAGCGCGGCCGAGCAAATATGCACCTCCGGATTGAAAAGCGTCTGGGTGATGCCCAACGATCGAAATCGCTTGATTCTCGATTCGTTGGCCGAAGACCCGACAGCCAGCCACGAAGAGGCACTGCTTCGGATTTATCAGAAGCTTCGGCCGGGGAATCCCCCGCAATTGGAGCGGGCCCGAACGCTGTTCTATGAGCGATTCCGGGATCCCAGCCGGTATCGACTGGGCCGGGTGGCACGCTTCCGAATCAACCGCAAGCTGGGGCTCAATGTCCCCGAAGATGAAATGGCCCTGCGAGCGGAAGACCTGATTGCAGCCATCAAGTATCTGGCGAGACTTCGTGCCGGAGATCCTACGGCGGAACCCGACGACATCGACCATCTCGGTAATCGCCGGGTGCGCACAATTGACGAACTGGCGTGCGAGGAGCTGCGAAAAGGCTTTTTGAAGCTCCGGCGGACGGTCTCCGACCGAATGAATTACAGCGACGTGGCCGACATGACGCCACGGAGTCTCATCAATCCGAAAAGTGTGTCCGCGGCTATCGAGTATTTCTTCGGACGCGGGGAGCTTTCTCAGGTGGTTGACCAGACCAACCCGCTGTCCATGCTGACGCATGAGCGGCGTTTGTCTGCCCTGGGGCCGGGCGGTCTGAACCGCAAGCGCGCCGGTTTCGAGGTCCGCGACGTGCACGCCTCGCACTATGGGCGAATGTGCCCCATCGAAACCCCGGAAGGTACCAACATCGGCCTGATTTCCAGTCTGGCGATTTACGCCAGCCTTGACGAATACGGATTTTTGATCACGCCGTACCAAGTTGTGAAAAATGGCGTCCTGCAGGACGAGATCCGCTGGCTCCGTGCCGATGAGGAGTTCGACAGCTATCTGGCGCCCGCAGATGCCCCCGTGAAGGATGGCAAGATTCAGGGTGACACCATCGTCGCCCGCCACCGCGGGGACTTCAAGTTGGTCCCCGTTTCGAAGATCCAGTACATGGATGTTTCCCCGGCCCAAATCGTGGGTGTTTCCGCGGGCTTGATCCCCTTCCTGGAACATGACGACGCCAACCGCGCGTTAATGGGATCCAACATGCAGCGGCAGGCTGTGCCGCTTCTGGTCACTGAGCCGCCTCTCGTCGCTACCGGATTGGAAGGAAAAGTTGCCGAAAACTCCAGTCTGGTAGTTCGGGCGAAACGCGACGGGACCGTCACCTACGTGGACGCTAACCGAATTGTGATTGATGACACAGATGTCTATTTACTGGAAAAGTTTGTGGGCCTGACAGAGAAAACCTGTCAGAATCAAAAGCCCATTGTGAGGGTGGGTGACAAGGTCAAAAAAGGGCAGATCATTGCCGACGGAGCTGCTACGTGCCAGGGTGAACTCGCCCTTGGGCGAAATGTCCTTGCTGCTTTCATGTCCTGGGAAGGGTTCAACTTTGAGGACGCAATCATCATCAGTGAGGAGCTCGTCCATAACGATGCTTACACCTCGATCCATATCGAGGAGTTCGATGCTGAGATCCGCGAAACCAAACTGGGTCGGGAAGAGTTCACCCGCGATATTCCCAACGTGAGCGAGAAGCAGCTTCGCAACCTCGATGAGAATGGAATCGTGCGAGTGGGTACACACGTCAAGCCCGGCGATATTCTGGTGGGTAAAGTAACGCCCAAGTCGAAGACCGAGTTAACACCGGAGGAGAAGCTTCTGCGGGCGATTTTCGGTCGCGCAGGTGAGGACGTGAAGAACGACTCTTTGGAGGTCCCGCCTGGAGTCGAAGGCATCGTTATCCACACCCAAAAGTTTGCACGACGCACAAGCCTCTCCGAGGCGGAGCGGGAGGAATATGATCGGGCTCTTAAGCAGGCGGAGGCCGAAGGCAATGCTCAAATTGCAGCGGCTTTCACCAAACTGATTGAGGCTTTGGAACAGGCTCTCGGGCAGCGGATCACCGATGATGATGGTGTGCCGCTTTTGGAAGGCAAAGAGCATCGTTACATTGCGGAACAGGCACAGCGATTCCAGCTTGACCGCTTGGAAATCCGCAGCGCGCAGAAGCGTGCAAAAGCTGAAAAAATTTATGCGGAATTGTGGCCAGCGGTGGAGGCGGCGATCGATGCTCGGGATCGCAAGGTCAACTCTCTTAAGCGTGGCGATGAGCTCAAGAGCGGTGTGCTTCAAATGGTCAAGGTGTACATCGCCACGAAGCGCCACATTTCCGTGGGCGACAAGATGGCCGGTCGCCATGGGAACAAGGGGGTTATTGCGAAGATCCTCCCCAAAGAAGACATGCCCTTCTTGGCCGATGGAACCCCGGTTCAGATCCTCCTCAATCCGCTTGGCGTGCCCAGCCGTATGAATGTCGGTCAGATCTTGGAGACCCACCTCGGTTGGGCGGGAGCCAAGTTGGGGTTCCGCGCAATAACTCCGGTCTTCGATGGCGCGAACGAAGATCAGATTCGCGAGTGTCTGAAAGAGGCCGGTTTGCCCGAAAACGGAAAAGTGACACTTTACGACGGGCGAACGGGAGAGCCCTTCGAGCAGAAGGTAACGGTGGGCTACATCTACATGATGAAGCTGCACCACTTGGTGGACGACAAGATCCACGCTCGGGCGACCGGGCCCTACTCCCTTATCACGCAACAGCCTTTGGGCGGAAAGGCTCGCTTCGGTGGGCAGCGCTTTGGAGAGATGGAAGTTTGGGCCTTGGAAGCCTATGGGTCGGCCTACATCCTCCAGGAACTGCTCACCGTCAAAAGCGACGATGTGGAAGGGCGGACGAAGATCTACGAGGCCATGGTCAAGGGAGAGAACACCCTGGAAGCGGGAACACCGGCCAGCTTCGATGTGCTGGTCAACGAGATTCGTGGCTTGGCACTCAATATGCAATTGGAGAAGGGGCCGTCGCTGTGA